The genomic segment GTAACAGGAAGCCACTCATCATGTATGGAGCAAGACAAGTTGGCAAGACCTATATCATCAAAGAGTTTGGCGACAACGAATTTGAGAATATGGTTTACATCAACTGTTACAAAAACAAAAGCATTGCTCAACTTTTTCAAGGTGACGCAAATGCAGAAAGACTTTCCATCGGCCTTGCTGCTTATGCACACCAAGACATCACTCCTGGCAAGACCCTTGTATTTCTCGATGAGATACAAGAGATTCCACCTGTTTTGTCCTCGCTGAAATATTTCAGTGAAGACAAGCCAGAATTGCATATCATCGTAGCAGGATCATTGCTCGGTGTCATGAACATGAAAGGAGAATCCTTCCCTGTCGGTAAAGTTGACATCATGCACCTCTACCCCATGACTTATGAGGAATTTCTACTTGCCAATGGAGAGAAACAACTTTTGGATTTATTGCAAAGCGGAGATAAGGAACTTATCAACAGCCTCGCCCCAAAATTCATAGAATACCTTCGACGATACTACTTTGTTGGAGGTATGCCCGAAGCAGTATTGGAATTTACACAAAATCACAACCCAATGCAAGTAAGGCAAATTCAACAAAACATCTTGAATGCATACGAGGCAGATATCAGCAAACACACCGAAGAACAGACACAAAGAGTAAGAATGATATGGCAATCAATCCCAGCCCAACTGGCTCGCGAGAACAAGAAGTTCATCTATGGTGCAATAAGAAAAGGAGCTAGGGCTAAAGATTTCGAGATTGCAATACAATGGCTCACTGACGCAGGACTCGTCCATAAGGTAGAAAGAACAAGAGATGCCAAATCTCCATTAAAATTCTATGCAGACATGGATGCTTTCAAATTATATGTGCTTGATGTAGGTTTGTTGGGAGCACTCACAATGGCACAACCTGACCAGATTCTCATTGGCAACAACGTGTTTAGCGAATACAAGGGGGCGTTTACTGAGAATTTCGTGCTTCAACAGCTGAAATCTCTTCCTTACTTACCCATATATTATTACAGTAAGCCAAGCTCTACCCAAGAAATTGATTTCATAGTACAAGCCGGCAGCGAAATCTTACCAATAGAAGTAAAGGCTGAGGAGAATGTAAAGGCAAAATCACTAGCAGCATTTATCACTCACGATTTTGCCTCCTATCATCTCAAAGGTATCCGTTTCTCCATGCGAGGTTTCCAAGACCAAAAATGGATGGAAAATGTACCACTATTCGCAGCAAGAGAGTTTGTTAAACACAAGGTAGAGAAGAGTTTCATCATCAAATAAGCCATAGAAGTATGAGGAAGAAACTGAATAAGAAACTTTGCATGGATGACATCTATGAGATTTGTATTCTTACCCATGGTAATAACCGTAAAAAAGCTCATCTTTATCAACTAACATTTGATGAGGACGAGCGAATATCCACAAATGCCCTGTGGGTATTCACTCATTTCGACATGCAGAACAACGAGTGGCTCTATGCCAAACACGATGACTTAATAGACCGAGTTCTCGTAGAGAAGAATGAGACCAAGCGCCGCCTGATGCTCCAACTCCTTCTCCGTCAGCCTTTCGAGGAAGAATCACTCCGTTCCGACTTCATCGATTTCTGCATCGCCAAGATTACTGCCTGTTCCCAGCCCTACGCCATCCGCTGCTACTGCATGAAGCTCGCCTACGAGCAGATGAAATACTATCCCGAACTCCTCGAAGAGTTAAGAATGGCTCTGGATATGCTGGAGCAAGAGGTTCTATCACCAGGAATGTTATCGGCAAAAAAGCAAATTATGAAGAAAATCAAGCGAAGCCTTGGAAAATTCGGGAAATAGTCGTAACTTTGCAAACGTAATATTCTAACAATATAATACATAAATGGATGGAGATACAACTGAACGATTATCACAAAAAAGTCAATGCCCAGATGCAAAAGAGCATGGCTTATTGGCGAGAGCATCCGCTTTCGCTGGAGGAGTGCTTAGCTCAATTCAAGCGCTTGCGGGAACAACGGCTTGCAAGGGAGTCCAAATTGCAAGGTTAAAAGACTGGGCTAAGGAGAATGATTGCTGGATTGAAAATCCGGAATCATTAGGTGTGTTCTCTGACCGAGGTTCAGAGAACGAGGTTTATATGGCCTATGATGGAATACACGTTTATAAACTTAACGACTTCCGTTATTCTGACGACAACCTTACTCCTTTCTTTGAACGAATTGTGGCTCACAACCAATACTTCACAGCATGCCCCTACGATTTCATCGGTTTCTCACAGAATCGAGACGGCATGATTTGTGCTGTCCTTCGCCAACAGCTTGTTGTAAATGCGAGGGAAGCTACTCCCGAAGAAATCAAGGCAGAGTTTGAGCGCATCGGTTTCCACGCAGAAGACAATGGAGAATATTTCACCAATGGCATTCACGACATCTTCGATGCCGTGCCCAATAATGTATTGGTTGGAGATGACGGCAACTACTATTTCATAGACACCATCATCTTCCTGTCAGACGATAACGGCTTGGATACTTACAAAAAGTATTCGCCAAATTATTCGAAAGGACAATAGCGTTCATAAGAAGTGTGCCACCTCTTATGAACGCTATTTATTATTTCAATTTCTTAGGGAGAGGCTCGTCTACATGAAATTTAAATTGATGAACACCCTCCTGATAAAACTCTTGCTCTATAATAATATCCTTTGCACTTTTACATTTTTCTATAAATGTATGAGCCTTTTTCAAGAAAACAAGATTAGAAGATCCATCATTAGGCTCATTATAATAAAATTTCTGTACTTTTCCGCCATCAAAACGTACTCTTACATAATTTGTACCATTATATTCATTCCCTACCATTTGACCTTTTGTAATTTCCAAAAGGACATCATAACCATATTTTTTCATCCATCTTACAGTAATAGTCAAATAAGAATTACCTTCATAAGGAAAATCAAAATTAGCATAATTATCACTTTGAAGAGAATACCAATAGCTCTTACTATCATCCATATCATCTTGACTTGTGCTCAAGTCCCAAGACTTCTTTGTAGTAGGATGTTGATCTTCTGTCATTAATGTCGACGTATCAACTGCAACAGTATCTGAATCGACAGATGAGTTTACAGAATTTGAAGACATCAAACTACCACATGTGCCAATACACACCAAGACAAAAATTACACAAAGTACTGCCAATAAAAATTTCTTCATAAATATAAGATTATGCCCTTAGGCCTTTTGCCAACTGTTTCCCTGAAGTAAGCGGTTAATAATAGGAAAAGCGTGGGAACTATTGCTTATTACTCTGTTGAGGCTCTGGACTGCCCACTCCTTAGTAATGAAGCAATAGCCCACGCCTATACGATATATTACGCCCTTCAGAAAAGGGTACAATAATCCTAAGCGTGAGCAGTATTGCCATTATCTCAAGGAGTGAAATTGTCCAGATTTCAACAGGAGATAATATCAAAACGCTCTATATAAAATTGAGTCTTCATCACGGCAAGTCTTTTCATGCCGCTCCAACTCGAATGCAAAGGTAGTGATTATTTCTGAAAATCGCATCATTTTAAATAAGTTTTTTCTAAGAAAATTAATGTTTAGGCACACAAGTAAGCTATAAATGGGCAATTCTTTAATATTTTACCCTAAATCATTGGTAAATTCGGGAAATAGTCGTAACTTTGCAAAGTTAAATATCAAGCATTACATCTATGAATAAAGATAATATCAACGAGTTCGCATCCTTCGATGAGTATCTTCGACAAGGAGAACCTTCGCAGAAGGAAAGTGCCGAGAACTGGAAGACGGCTATCGGATTGCAGGCTGTAGATGGGCTGCAACCGTCGGCGTATCTCATAGATGTGGCTAAACGAAACATCGAAGGAGAAATCACTCTGGATGAAACCAGAAAACTGATTGACTCTTACTATCAGAGCAAGACAGTCCGTACACCTAAGGATGAAAACGAGGAAGAGGCAGATAAGGTTTCAGCCAACATCGCAAAGATTCTCGCCAGCAAGACCTTTGCCTTCAATACCAACGGATATGTTTCCCTGCACCGAAGAATTTTCGAGGGGGTATTCAAGCACGCAGGCGAAATCCGCCAGTATGATATTTCCAAGAAAGAATGGGTGCTCGAAGGAGATTCCGTAAACTACCTGAATTGGGAAGACTTGCGAAGAGCATTGGATTGGGATATTGAGCAGGAGAAGAACTTCTCATATAAAGGTCTGACGGATGATGAGAAGATTGAGCATATTGCCAAATTCATTTCAGGCATCTGGCAAATCCACGCATTCAGAGAGGGAAACACCCGAACCACGGCAATTTTCACCATCCAATATCTCCGTTCGTTAGGATATGAAGTGAACAACGAAATGTTTGCCAAACACTCCTGGTATTTCCGCAATGCCCTGGTTCGTGCCAACTATCGCAATATTCAGAAAGGCATAGATTACTCTCCTATCTACCTTGTTCGTTTCTTCAGGAACTTACTCCTAAAAGATGGTTGGGTTCTCAAGAACAGGTATTTGCATATCCGGCCGACTGATGATTGGAAAGAGCAGCCGAACTTAAATTCTCAAACAGGAAGTGGACAGAAAAACAACTTCATAAATAAAGAAGGAGAAGAAAATGTCCCAAGTTCGTCCCAAGCTTGTCCCAAGTTCGTCCCAAGTTCGTCCCAAGTAGAAGAACTCATAATACGTATAAATAAAGATTATCTATCCATCGGCGATATAATGAACCTGTTTGGATTAAAGAACAGAACCAGATTTAGAAAGGAATACATTACCCCAGCCCTAGCCGAAGGAGCCTTGGAGATGAAATATCCAAACACCCCAAGACATCCACGCCAGCAATATCGAATGACAGAACAGGCAAAGACTTGGAAAGAATGGTATGAGAAAAAGAATAAATAACATCATAATAAAAATAGAAAACAAAAACAAGTAATGAAGAAAAAAGCAACGGTCCTTATCACCTCTATCATGGCGTTCTGCGGAATCAACACCGCACACGCTGACGAGGGAATGTGGACGATTTACAACTTGCCTAACGCTGTATATGAGATGATGCAGCGCGAAGGCTTCAGTATGACTTACGACCAGCTCTACAATGGCGAGAACGCCTTGAAGAATGCCGTGGTTAACTTCTCTGGCTATTGCTCAGGCGTAGTCGTTTCTCCAGACGGTTTGGTATTTACCAACCACCATTGCGGTTTCGAGGCTATCAGAAGCCACTCTACCGTGGAGCACGACTATATGCTCAACGGTTTCTTTGCTAAATCTTACGCAGAGGAATTGCCTAACGAGAATATGTTCGTCAGCTTTATGGTTGAACAGAAGGATGTAACCGATAAGGTGATGAGCCTCGGATACGAGAAACTCGACAACAAGAAGCGCGATGAACTCATCGATTCTCTGGAGAACGAGATGACCCAAGAGGCGAAGAAGAACGATTCTACCCTCCATATCACCGTTCAGCCTTTCTACGAGGGCAACAAGTGGTACGCTACTACTTACCGCGACTTCACCGACCTACGTTTGGTTTTCACCGTACCAAAGTCTATGGGTAAATTTGGTGGCGATACAGACAACTGGATGTGGCCTCGCCAGACCTGCGACTTCTCTGTATTCCGCATCTATGCCGACCCTAAGACCAATGGTCCTGCTGCCTACAGTAAGGACAATGTGCCTTATCATCCAAAGCGTTGGGCTCAGGTTTCTCTCCAGGGTTACAAGGATGGCGACTATGCGATGACCATGGGTTACCCAGGCAGCACAGAGCGTTATCTTTCAAGCTACGGAATCCAGACCATGCGCGATGCAGAGAATGCGCCTCGTGCCCAGGTTCGTGGCGTAAAGCAGGAGGTAATGCAGAAGCACATGCGTGCCGACGAGGCTGTCCGCATCAAGTACGACAGCAAGTACGCCAGCTCTTCGAACTACTGGAAGAATGCCATCGGTATGAACAAGTGTATCGACTCTATCGGCATCGTGAATCTGAAGCGTGAGTACGAAACCCGTCTCCGTGCTTGGCAGGATACAGCCAAGGCAGCCAACGATCTCGCCCACAAGGTAGATTTCGACAAGCTCGCCAAGCTCTACAAGGAGAGCGCAGACGTGAAGTATGCCTGGACCAACTTCTCTGAATCTTTCACCAGAAGAAGCAACATTGAGTTCTCTACCCGTGCCATCAAGCTCCAGACCAATATGGAGGTGAAGGGTCCTGAGAAGAACAAGAAGAAGCAGTATCATGAGTTTGAAGATAACTCTGCAGAATGGGATATGGCGCTCGACAAGGAGGTGCTCGCTACCCTTCTGAAGAACTACAAGGAGCACGTAGATGCCAAGTGGTTGCCTAAGTTCTACAAGACTATCGATACTGAGTTTGGCGGCAACTACGCCAAGTATGTGGATTATCTCTGGGAGAAGTCGCTCATCATGAAGAAGGGCGCCAAGCTCTATTTCAACAAGAAGGGATATGAGAAGGATCCAGGCGTAAGCTTCGGTATGGATTTGAACGATGTATTTGCAGATTTCGCTGCTCAGATGGGCAGCATCAACGACAGCATCGCCGAGCAGGAGAAGTATCTCTGTGCTGCCAAGCTCCGTATGGAGGAGGACATGCCTCACTACAGCGACGCCAACTTCACCATGCGATTGAGCTACGGTCAGGTAGGCGGTTTCGACCTCGGTGGCAAGCCATCAGGCTACTATACAACAGCCGAAAGTCTTGTTGAGAAGATGAAGAAGGGCGATAAGGTAATCGATTACTACGCTGAGCCTATCATGCACGAACTCCTCTCTGAGAAGGATTTCGGCAAGTATCAGGATAAGACGACTGGCAAGATGCAGCTCTGCTTCCTCACCAACAACGATATTACCGGTGGTAATTCTGGTAGCCCTATGTTCAATGGTAAGGGTGAGTTGATTGGTCTTGCCTTCGATGGCAACTGGGACAGCCTCAGCTCTGACATCAACTTCGACAAGCGCCTGGCTCGCTGCATTGGTGTGGATATCCGCTATGTGCTCTACCTGATGGATAAGTGGGGCCACGCAGACCGCCTCTTGAAGGAAATCAATGCAAAGTAAATTCTATCTCTGAATCAACAGAAATGATATGAAAAGAGCGGAAAATCAGCTGTTAACTGTTAACCTGTTAACTCCTGGCTTTCCGCTCTTATTTTTTCTTATAGGTTCGCAACTAATATTGCGAGATATTATTCAGCTCCTTCAATGAAACCTGACGAGGCTTCTCGGCAAGTTTCTTCTTCAATTTATCCACCGTTATTTCTGCAGATGGATTGAAATCGGCAGAGCGCATGTAATCAATTACACTCTGATAGAAAGCCTTGCCTTCCAGATATCTGGCAGCCTTCTCCAAATTGCTCATACAGACGAGGAGTTTTCCGGCTCCCACCTTCCATTCCATCACCAAACCCAACTTATGATTCCGCTCGATATTATCTATCACCTGAACAATCGGGCGATAATCCTTGGCGAAGTTGTCAAGCACCAGCGGATGCGATTCCTTGATAACTGGGAACCATTGCCAGTTGGTGTGCATTTCCGTAGGGAATCCCTTGAATATCGGATGTTCCGGATTCGTCAGAATACCCAGGGTTCCTGGAGAAACTTTCTTCTTGTTGTTCTCGCAGATGGTCTTGAACATGCGATAGTTCCAGTAATCGGTTTGGAAGAGTCCACCCACGGTATAAGGCGTAGCATTATCTACCTGCGAAAGCGTATCATCGGCAGCCACGAAATGGCTGGAAGCCGTAGGCATCCAAAGCACCTTTCCGCCATTTTCCAAGACTTTCACCACTTCCTCATTCAAATCCTTGGCTATGATAACGCCCTTCTTTTCCAACGCCTTCTTCGGATAAACCCAAAATTCGTACGAGTTTCTTGCCTCTGTTTCCTCGATATTCAGCGAAACATTCAGTTTGGTTGGTTTATCTGCAGAAATTTCCTCGTCCAAGACGCCCACATCTATCAGTCCCTCATCATAAGTAAAGATATTCATCACGCCTTCAGCATCGCCTATCTTCCACTTCAGTTTCTTTCCGTAAAGCGAAGAACCGCCATAGTTGGCAACCTTTACCTTAGCCTGAATCTTCTCGCCGTCCTCGAAGCAGAACTTCTCCACCTCCAGCAGAGGAACCACAGGCGAACACCACTGGCGCCATTCCTCGGGCGTAGTGATTCCCTTGCTCTCCATAAACGCATCCAGGATGCCTACGAAAGCACTTCCCTGACCGGGATAATCCTGAATATCGAGCAATTGGAAGCCCGCCATATTCCGGGTCCTCAAATCCATCTCTATATCCGCTTTATAGAGTTTCACGCTCCATAAGCCCGAAGCTTTGTGGAAATCATCTGCCTGCGAGAGCATTCCGGCAGCAGCCAGCCTGCGGCGGAACACTTCGAAGTTATAAGGATGAAGCACTCCGGTGTATTTCTTCATTTCCCGATAATCAGGATAGGTCTGAAACTGGCCTGTTTCGTGAGAGATGATTGGGATTCCTGCCTTATCGCAAGCCTCATCAAAATTCATCGTAGAATTAGGATGGAAATGATTGATCATTCCTCCATCGTAGGCATCGGCAAACGAGAAAGAACCACGGGTATAGGTATTGTATTTGCCCCATCCCTCGCCTCCGATGCGGCAAGTGGTGAAGTAATCCATTCCTTCTTTTATTCCCTGATAACCGAGATAGTAATTGCTTCCGAAGGTATAGTATTTATCTGGCGCAATCTTGCGGAAATCATCCACAAACTCCTTCATCTTGTCAATATCTCCCCAGAGTTCATTACCCAACGCCATCATTCTGAAAGATGGATGATGACCGTATTCTCTGAGGATGTTCTCGCCTTCCTGATGCAGGAACGCCATCAGCCTTTCATCCTTCTTGTCAAAAGAACCCCAGAAAGGAAGTTCCGGTTGGAGATAGATTCCCAGACTGTCCGCTGCCACGAAAGCCGCCTCCGGTGGGCACCAGGAATGAAAGCGCACATGATTGATTCCATACTCCTTGCAGGTTCCGAGATACTTCATCCAGCCTTCCACGCTCATCTCTACATGTCCCGTCAGCGGCCATACAGCCGCATCGTGCTTGCCACGGAGGAATATCCTATGACCATTGGCGTAGAAGTGAGCGCCCTTGATATGAAAATCCTTGGCGAAATCAGGCATCTGAAGGGCGGAAGGAGAATCTACAGAACGGCTAGGGATTGCTCCTGTTAGAGTTTCTGCAGATTTGCTCTCTACAGAGCTGGCTAGCTGGAGTTCTATCCTTCCGATAATTCCATTCCAGTTGGTCTGCGTATCTTCTGTATAAGCATGGCTGGAGCCGTAAACCTGATCAGGCACACCTCTTCCATTATCCACCACGATTTCCAGGAGATGCTTGCCCGGCTTCACCTTCTTTGGCAGAAGATAGCGCTGGGGAGTAAAGATGAAGTTGCAGGAATCCACCAGTTCTCCATCCACATACACCCATGTCGGTCGGGTACGTTCCAGGAAGAGTTCTACTGGCTTCTTTTTCCAGTCCTTCGGGATATTGATGGTTCTGGAATATCTTGCAGCTCCTTTATAGGCATAGAGTCTCGTAAGATGCGTAGTCTCCATCGTATCTTTCGGAGCGAATCCCAGATGGTTCGTGTCGATGGTGCCTGGGAGGATGGCACGCTTCACCTCACCCTGGAAGGCACGCTTACTCTTGGCAAAAGCACTACCGCTCTTTCCCAACTCCACATTCCATTCACCAGCGAGCGAAATGCTCTGTGCTTGCAAGCCCAGACTTACCAGTCCCAGACAAGCGATAAGAATAGATTTCTTCATTAACTTATTACAGAATATCTTTTAGGGTTAAAATTGCGTATAAAGATACAATAAATTTGATGTTTACGGCTGCAAATATACAAAAAATGCGGTAAAAACACCGCAATTTACCAAAGAAATTGCTGTATTTTTACCGCAAAATATGGATATTGCATCAAAACATCCCTTTGATGCAGGCTTTCATCTTATTATAAATCGCTGCCTAAATTACTTCTTTTTAGGTCTGCGACGAGCCCAGCCTTCTTCCTCGAAGTTTGGCTCCTCGCCCTTGAACTTCACGTTGTCGTTGTTCTGGAAGAACTGGCGCCAATCGCCTGTATCCTCCTGAGGGCGAGACTTTCTTCCGCCACGAGATTCGCCACGGCTTCCACGTCCTCCCTTTCCACGAGAATCATCAGAAGAACCTCTGCGGCTGCGTCCGCCTCTTTCTGAAGAACGACCGCCTCTGCCCTCAGAACTGCGGCCTCCACGGGCTGCTCTGCCATGACCTTCCTCATCAGCATCGTTACATCTTACGGTTCTGCCCTTATACTCAGTACCGTTCAATGCCTTCATCACGCGCTTCGCATCCTCCTCAGGCACCTCGATATAGGCAAACTTACTCAGCAGGTCGATGTGACCCACCTCCTGGCGACCCTTCACATGCTTGTTCAGATACTGCATGATTTCGCCCGGATAGAAACCATCCGCCTTACCCAGGTTGATGAACAGTCTCTTGAAACCAGCCTCAGTCTCGTGCTTTCTGCGACCATTGGAAACCTTGCCACGGCCTTCGCCACGGCTTCCACGACCTTCGCCGCCACGGGAACCCTTGCCGGTTTCTGGCTTGATAATCTCAGGAGCATTCTTATAGTAATCGAGGAACTTACCGAAGGTGATGGTTACCATCTTCTTGATGATGTCCTCCTTGTCGATGTACTCAAACTGGCGGTTGATTTCAGCCATGTATGGTTCAATCTGATCCTCATCCACATCGGTCTTCATGATGTCGTCCATCGTCTTGAAGAGCTGCTTCTTGCAGATTTCCTCTGGAGTTGGCAAAACGCCATCCACGAAATCCTTGCCAATCTGCTTCTCAATCTGGCGAACCTTGAACTTCTCTCTGGTATGTATGATAGAGATGGATGTTCCCTTCTTTCCGGCACGACCCGTACGACCGCTTCGGTGGGTGTAACTTGCCACATCATCAGGCAAACCATAGTTGATAACGTGAGTCAGATCATCTACGTCCAGACCGCGGGCAGCCACATCGGTAGCCACCAGGAACTGAACAGTATGGTTACGGAACTTCTGCATGGTGAGGTCACGCTGCTGCTGACTCAAGTCGCCGTGCAGCGCCTCTGCATTATAACCATCCTTGATGAGCTTATCCGCAATATCCTGAGTCTCCAGCTTGGTGCGGCAGAAGATAATTGCAAAGATGCGTGGATAGAAATCCACCACGCGCTTCAGGGCGAGATACTTGTCCTTGGCATTTACCAGATAGTAGATGTGGTTTACATGCTCAGCACCCTCGTTGCGCGAACCCACTACGATTTCCTTGTGGTCGTGCAGGTAGTTGAGGGCAATCTTCTCGATGTCCTTGCTCATGGTAGCCGAGAAGAGCAGGGTGTTTCTATCTTCAGGCACGTTCTCAAAGATGGCATTGATGCTCTCTGAGAAGCCCATATTCAGCATCTCGTCAGCCTCATCAAGCACCACATTGTTCACGTTCTCCAACTGAGCCACGCCACGATTAATCAAATCGAGCAGACGGCCAGGGGTAGCTACGATAATCTGCACACCATGCTTCAGGGTGCGAATCTGGCTTCCGATGTCGGTACCGCCATAAACTGCGGCAATATGCAAACCGTCGATGTACTTGGCAAAACTGTTCAAATCGTCTGCTATCTGGAGGCAGAGCTCACGTGTAGGACTGAGGATGATAGCCTGTGTCTGCTTGCTGCCGGCATCAGTCTTCTGGATAACCGGAATACCGTAAGATGCAGTCTTACCCGTACCGGTCTGCGCCAACGCAATCACGTCGTTCTTATTACCAAGCAAATATGGGATAACTTCTTCCTGAACTGGCATTGGATTCTCAAATCCAAGCTCTTCAATGGCACGGCGAATCTCCTCGCTCACGCCTAATTCTTCAAATGTCTTCAAATCTTTTTAACCTTAATTCATTATAATCTAAATGGAAGGCCGAATTCACCCTCCCAGCCATGAATTAGGGTGCAAAATCCTTCCGAAACGCTTGCGGCAATCCCACGCATTTATTAAGATTGCCTAAATTCGGGTGCAAAGATACGAAAAAAATGTGAGTTTCTTGCAGATTTCTGCAATATTTTATTACCTTTGCATGAAAGTTACAACAAACAGATAACCAAGAAAACTTGAAATATATGAAAAAAGTTATTTTCACCCAAGAATGGATTGCTTTGCATCCATACGAAAAAGCAGACGAAACAGATCTGTATTATACAGAACTCGCCAACGAAATATACCACGCTCTTGACGAGGCGTGCTACACCCATAACTTCAAGAATATGGATGAAGCCAAGCAGCTGGCACTCAGCATTGCCGGTTATTTCGAAGATGTGATTTCGGGCACAGGCATTTGGAAAACTTTCACGGAAGAATGCAAACAGCGCTACGGCACCTACATTCCTTTCTATGAGAAAGAAAGCGAATTCATCAAGAGTACGCTCAACGAAGATGATCCGGCTTACGACCCTGAGGAAATCAACATCGCTGATGTCAAGTTCCTGCTCTGGCACCATTACCAGCAGAGCAGTTTTGTACAGGAAGCCGTTCCTTTCCTCTTCGGAACCCTGGAACTGGCTGCCAAACTTGCCTACAACATTCTCGACAGAGAATATGAAACGGCTCCGGAAAACGAGCGTCTTCTGACTTATCTCAGCGAAATGCCTGAGATAGAGGGCAACGCTGAAACGACCGAAGAGGAAATCGAGAAGAACAAGGAGTTGGATGAGATTCACCGTCGCGACACCCTGGCGTGGTTCCATTATGGTTGCTATTTCAACGTAGGCAACCAGAAGCGCCTGCAGTTTACCCTCCAGCAGATGGCAAACTCGCCTCAGGGTCTCACCGAACCGCTCGCTTATTCTGTGCAGATGGAAATGACCATCGTCGGCAGAAACAATCTTCTGGCGCTCACTTCTTACGAATGGCTCTGCAAGATTTGCAGGAACATGCCTACCCATAAGCTTTGGGAGGATGAGGAATTCAGAAAGAAGGCTACTGAGCAATATGAAAAGGTGGATCATGAGAAGGCGATTCACGACTACAATCTGCTCAAGGCGAAGGGATACGAAGACAAGTTCATCTTCCTGGAAGATGTGAAGACGCTGAAGGAATTCCTCAAGGAGATTGAATTCGAGTTGCCAAAGGACATCCGATTTCCTCAGAAATACGAGAAGGGCATCATCTTAAGCGGAAGTCCATATACAGGCATCAACATCAGTTTCGGTCTAGCTCATTGCATCGCATCGCCTGAGAACCCATACTATGTACAGGAGCGTGCTGAGACCGACAGCTTTGGCATTATCAGCGGCAATGGTCTCCCATTCCCTTACGAAATTGTCTGCAAACTGATAGAAAACAACCTGATTCCTGACGCAAACATCTTTACAAGCCAATATGTAAAGGAAGAAGGCTTGAAGATTACGCAGGCAAACCTCCAGTTCCTTGCCGATTACT from the Segatella copri genome contains:
- a CDS encoding beta-glycosidase — encoded protein: MKKSILIACLGLVSLGLQAQSISLAGEWNVELGKSGSAFAKSKRAFQGEVKRAILPGTIDTNHLGFAPKDTMETTHLTRLYAYKGAARYSRTINIPKDWKKKPVELFLERTRPTWVYVDGELVDSCNFIFTPQRYLLPKKVKPGKHLLEIVVDNGRGVPDQVYGSSHAYTEDTQTNWNGIIGRIELQLASSVESKSAETLTGAIPSRSVDSPSALQMPDFAKDFHIKGAHFYANGHRIFLRGKHDAAVWPLTGHVEMSVEGWMKYLGTCKEYGINHVRFHSWCPPEAAFVAADSLGIYLQPELPFWGSFDKKDERLMAFLHQEGENILREYGHHPSFRMMALGNELWGDIDKMKEFVDDFRKIAPDKYYTFGSNYYLGYQGIKEGMDYFTTCRIGGEGWGKYNTYTRGSFSFADAYDGGMINHFHPNSTMNFDEACDKAGIPIISHETGQFQTYPDYREMKKYTGVLHPYNFEVFRRRLAAAGMLSQADDFHKASGLWSVKLYKADIEMDLRTRNMAGFQLLDIQDYPGQGSAFVGILDAFMESKGITTPEEWRQWCSPVVPLLEVEKFCFEDGEKIQAKVKVANYGGSSLYGKKLKWKIGDAEGVMNIFTYDEGLIDVGVLDEEISADKPTKLNVSLNIEETEARNSYEFWVYPKKALEKKGVIIAKDLNEEVVKVLENGGKVLWMPTASSHFVAADDTLSQVDNATPYTVGGLFQTDYWNYRMFKTICENNKKKVSPGTLGILTNPEHPIFKGFPTEMHTNWQWFPVIKESHPLVLDNFAKDYRPIVQVIDNIERNHKLGLVMEWKVGAGKLLVCMSNLEKAARYLEGKAFYQSVIDYMRSADFNPSAEITVDKLKKKLAEKPRQVSLKELNNISQY
- a CDS encoding DEAD/DEAH box helicase gives rise to the protein MKTFEELGVSEEIRRAIEELGFENPMPVQEEVIPYLLGNKNDVIALAQTGTGKTASYGIPVIQKTDAGSKQTQAIILSPTRELCLQIADDLNSFAKYIDGLHIAAVYGGTDIGSQIRTLKHGVQIIVATPGRLLDLINRGVAQLENVNNVVLDEADEMLNMGFSESINAIFENVPEDRNTLLFSATMSKDIEKIALNYLHDHKEIVVGSRNEGAEHVNHIYYLVNAKDKYLALKRVVDFYPRIFAIIFCRTKLETQDIADKLIKDGYNAEALHGDLSQQQRDLTMQKFRNHTVQFLVATDVAARGLDVDDLTHVINYGLPDDVASYTHRSGRTGRAGKKGTSISIIHTREKFKVRQIEKQIGKDFVDGVLPTPEEICKKQLFKTMDDIMKTDVDEDQIEPYMAEINRQFEYIDKEDIIKKMVTITFGKFLDYYKNAPEIIKPETGKGSRGGEGRGSRGEGRGKVSNGRRKHETEAGFKRLFINLGKADGFYPGEIMQYLNKHVKGRQEVGHIDLLSKFAYIEVPEEDAKRVMKALNGTEYKGRTVRCNDADEEGHGRAARGGRSSEGRGGRSSERGGRSRRGSSDDSRGKGGRGSRGESRGGRKSRPQEDTGDWRQFFQNNDNVKFKGEEPNFEEEGWARRRPKKK
- a CDS encoding DUF3843 family protein → MKKVIFTQEWIALHPYEKADETDLYYTELANEIYHALDEACYTHNFKNMDEAKQLALSIAGYFEDVISGTGIWKTFTEECKQRYGTYIPFYEKESEFIKSTLNEDDPAYDPEEINIADVKFLLWHHYQQSSFVQEAVPFLFGTLELAAKLAYNILDREYETAPENERLLTYLSEMPEIEGNAETTEEEIEKNKELDEIHRRDTLAWFHYGCYFNVGNQKRLQFTLQQMANSPQGLTEPLAYSVQMEMTIVGRNNLLALTSYEWLCKICRNMPTHKLWEDEEFRKKATEQYEKVDHEKAIHDYNLLKAKGYEDKFIFLEDVKTLKEFLKEIEFELPKDIRFPQKYEKGIILSGSPYTGINISFGLAHCIASPENPYYVQERAETDSFGIISGNGLPFPYEIVCKLIENNLIPDANIFTSQYVKEEGLKITQANLQFLADYYLMGRKDKDLSPKELW